The genomic window CAGGGCCTCTATTCGCCCGGCATGCATATTCCGGTGGTGTCCTCGGCCGACGGCTTTGCCCAAAAGCCCGATTATCTGGTGATCCTGGCCTGGAACTTCGCCAAGGCCATCGTCGATAAGAACGCCGCCTTCCGTGACGCGGGCGGCAAGTTCATCATCCCTATCCCTAAGGTCGAGGTCGTCTGATGGCCGAGTTTCTGCTGAAATCCGATATCGCTGAAATCTGCGAGCGCCTGGGCGACACCGCCCAGGACTTCGCTGGCAAGACCGTGCTGCTGACCGGCGGGCGCGGCTTTCTCGGCCGCTATTTCATGGAGATCTTCGCCCATCTCAACCAGCATGTCCTGAAGAAGCCGGTCAAGCTGGTGGCCGCCGACAACCTGATCACGGCGGGCAAGGAAGGGGCGCAGATCACCGAATATCCGCACACCACCTTCCTCAATCACGACGTCATCCAGCCCCTGAAGTGGAAGGGCGGGCTCGACTACGTCATCCACGCCGCCGGTATCGCCAGCCCGTTCTATTACCGCGCCCATCCCCTGGCCACGCTGGAGGTGGCCATCACCGGCACGCGGCGCATGCTGGAACTGGCCCAGGAGCACGGCGCCCGTTTCACCTTCTTCTCAAGCTCGGAGATCTACGGCGATCCCGATCCCAAGCATGTTCCCACCCCGGAAAGCTATCGCGGCCATGTATCTTGCCAGGGACCGCGCGCCTGCTATGACGAGTCCAAGCGGGTCGGCGAGACGCTCTGCTACATCTTCCACGGCGAGCACGGCACCAAG from Paramagnetospirillum magnetotacticum MS-1 includes these protein-coding regions:
- a CDS encoding NAD-dependent epimerase/dehydratase family protein translates to MAEFLLKSDIAEICERLGDTAQDFAGKTVLLTGGRGFLGRYFMEIFAHLNQHVLKKPVKLVAADNLITAGKEGAQITEYPHTTFLNHDVIQPLKWKGGLDYVIHAAGIASPFYYRAHPLATLEVAITGTRRMLELAQEHGARFTFFSSSEIYGDPDPKHVPTPESYRGHVSCQGPRACYDESKRVGETLCYIFHGEHGTKTNTIRPFNVFGPGMQETDYRVLPNFANRIKGGHPLNVYGSGNQTRTFCYITDAMVGFLLVILRGVPGEAYNIGNPKPEISMVDLVNRISEVIGKPVNHNIIEYPDSYPADEPNRRCPDIRKAKLQLKFEPSVELNEGLRRFLTWADGVYTGEQ